The Maridesulfovibrio ferrireducens genome has a segment encoding these proteins:
- the coaE gene encoding dephospho-CoA kinase (Dephospho-CoA kinase (CoaE) performs the final step in coenzyme A biosynthesis.) produces MYNNDSNDENESTQLWTREALFSDRNTRLDKFWGTELENDGISRGKAKDWIKAGLAEVDGVLCKKPNYKLAGGEKLTLKGEVENNSLIPEDKPLDIIFNDGRVAVINKPAGLTTHPAPSCPTETLVHRLIHHFPEIQNMDEWRPGIVHRLDKFTSGLIAVALNDHDRLALSAAFAEREVDKTYLAIVHGVPDKDFADINMPIGRHPIHKTKMAVVLKGGRDARSSYEVLWTDPAERASLLRVKIYTGRTHQIRVHMAHIGHPLLGDQVYGSQQHTILKNQSKHLSELASRQMLHAYSLSFNHPETDERLSFTLTPPDDFITLLKELNNSVQRVGLIGMPCCGKSTVLKLLSEKGIPVFSADKSVSDTYNKDGAGWEMIRQRFGNKFTETETGNIDKKKVFAAICEDSDIRREIMNIVHPIVQHETALFFQTNATTPLAVAEIPLLLEAGWHTQKLVDVVIGIRCPDSKRTQELREKRGLAPETLATFDSWQWDEKAKMDCCTAIIDNDSGLDELKANTEKVLLLLAEMREAKAKKFDAFLKTLFKQEDKH; encoded by the coding sequence ATGTACAATAATGATAGTAATGATGAAAATGAAAGTACCCAGCTCTGGACCAGAGAAGCTCTGTTTTCCGATCGCAATACCAGACTGGATAAATTCTGGGGAACAGAACTTGAAAATGATGGGATTTCGAGAGGAAAAGCAAAGGACTGGATTAAAGCCGGCCTTGCTGAAGTAGACGGTGTCCTCTGTAAAAAGCCCAATTACAAATTAGCGGGCGGCGAAAAGCTTACCCTTAAAGGTGAAGTTGAAAACAATTCCCTGATACCGGAAGACAAACCTCTGGATATTATATTTAATGATGGGCGGGTTGCTGTCATTAATAAACCGGCCGGGCTGACAACTCACCCCGCTCCGAGTTGTCCGACTGAAACGCTGGTACATCGTCTTATTCATCATTTTCCTGAAATTCAGAATATGGATGAATGGCGTCCCGGCATCGTACACAGACTTGATAAATTTACCTCCGGCCTTATTGCTGTGGCCTTGAATGACCATGACAGACTTGCTTTGTCCGCAGCTTTTGCAGAACGGGAAGTTGATAAAACCTATCTTGCGATTGTTCACGGTGTACCGGATAAAGACTTTGCTGATATTAATATGCCTATCGGCAGACACCCTATCCATAAAACCAAAATGGCAGTAGTTTTGAAAGGCGGCAGAGATGCCCGCTCAAGCTATGAAGTTCTCTGGACCGATCCTGCAGAACGGGCAAGTCTCTTAAGAGTTAAAATTTACACAGGAAGAACTCACCAGATTAGAGTTCATATGGCTCACATAGGTCATCCCCTTCTAGGAGATCAGGTTTACGGTTCACAACAGCACACCATATTGAAAAACCAAAGCAAACATCTTTCTGAGTTGGCTTCCAGGCAGATGCTTCATGCGTATAGCCTGTCCTTCAATCATCCTGAGACAGATGAAAGATTAAGCTTCACGCTCACACCTCCTGATGATTTTATTACTCTTTTGAAAGAACTTAACAATTCTGTACAACGTGTCGGACTTATAGGCATGCCTTGTTGCGGAAAATCTACAGTTCTAAAGTTACTATCTGAAAAGGGCATCCCGGTTTTCAGTGCTGATAAGTCTGTCTCCGATACATACAACAAAGACGGTGCCGGATGGGAAATGATCCGCCAAAGATTCGGTAACAAATTTACTGAAACAGAAACCGGAAATATTGACAAAAAGAAAGTGTTTGCTGCCATATGTGAAGATAGTGATATCCGTCGTGAAATAATGAATATTGTCCATCCCATTGTTCAGCACGAAACGGCTCTGTTCTTTCAGACGAATGCGACCACACCTTTAGCTGTTGCCGAAATTCCACTTCTTCTTGAAGCTGGATGGCACACTCAAAAACTGGTTGATGTGGTTATCGGAATTAGATGCCCGGATTCTAAAAGAACTCAAGAACTTAGAGAAAAACGAGGGCTTGCCCCCGAAACTCTTGCCACTTTTGATTCCTGGCAGTGGGATGAAAAAGCAAAAATGGACTGCTGCACAGCTATCATCGATAACGACTCAGGCCTAGATGAATTAAAAGCCAACACAGAAAAAGTATTACTTCTTCTGGCGGAAATGCGTGAAGCAAAAGCTAAAAAGTTTGATGCCTTCCTGAAAACTCTTTTCAAGCAGGAAGACAAACACTAA
- the upp gene encoding uracil phosphoribosyltransferase: protein MAVHVVDHPLVRHKLGILREAGLSTSGFRNLALEISRLLTYEATKDLVTEPKTIKGWAGDVEVEMIKGKKITVVPILRAGLGMMDGVLDMVPGARVSVVGFYRDEETLQPVEYYVKLARNIDERIALILDPMLATGGTLLATIELLKKAGCTNIKGLFLVAAPEGIEKVVTAHPDVDIYTASIDEKLNEAGYILPGLGDAGDKIFGTK from the coding sequence GTGGCGGTTCATGTGGTAGACCATCCTCTGGTAAGACACAAGCTTGGAATTCTCCGGGAAGCTGGCCTTAGTACCAGCGGTTTTCGGAATTTGGCTCTTGAGATTTCAAGACTCCTCACGTATGAGGCGACAAAAGACCTTGTTACTGAACCTAAGACTATCAAAGGCTGGGCCGGAGATGTCGAGGTTGAGATGATTAAAGGTAAAAAAATCACTGTAGTTCCTATCCTCAGAGCCGGACTCGGTATGATGGATGGTGTGCTTGATATGGTTCCAGGTGCACGAGTCAGTGTAGTTGGTTTTTATCGAGATGAAGAAACTTTGCAGCCTGTAGAGTATTACGTCAAGCTTGCAAGGAACATTGATGAGCGCATCGCGCTTATACTTGATCCTATGCTCGCTACCGGCGGAACATTGCTTGCAACTATCGAACTGCTTAAAAAAGCAGGTTGTACGAACATTAAAGGACTTTTCCTTGTTGCAGCTCCTGAAGGTATTGAAAAGGTTGTAACCGCGCACCCTGACGTAGACATTTATACAGCATCAATAGATGAAAAATTAAATGAAGCAGGATATATCCTTCCCGGCCTCGGCGATGCGGGAGATAAAATTTTCGGCACCAAATAA
- a CDS encoding uracil-xanthine permease family protein → MSISSTEYNFRARDVILGAQMLFVAFGALVLVPLLTGLNPNVALFTAGVGTLIFQLVTGGKVPVFLASSFAFIAPIIYGVQTWGIPSTLCGLAAAGVFYVFLSLLISWRGTDVLRRILPPVVTGPVIMVIGLILAPVAVFMAMGKTGDGSVVLVPEKTALIVSMISLGVTVAVSLFGKGWLKLIPILSGITAGYITCLFMGLVDFTSVAAAPWIAMPAFTYPEWNLEAILFIVPVAIAPAIEHFGDVLAIGSVSGKDYVKDPGIHRTMLGDGLATSFAAFFGGPPNTTYSEVTGAVALIKVFNPAIMTWAAIVAIALAFVGKVGAFLQTIPVPVMGGIMVLLFGAIMVVGMNTLVRAGEDLMEARNLAIVALIVIFGVGGMSVPTPFSDEFRLGGIGLAGILGVFLNLVLPRKKKEA, encoded by the coding sequence ATGAGTATTTCTAGTACCGAGTATAATTTTAGAGCCAGAGATGTCATTCTTGGCGCACAGATGTTGTTTGTCGCCTTCGGAGCTCTGGTTCTGGTTCCGCTCCTTACCGGACTTAATCCGAACGTCGCTTTGTTTACAGCCGGGGTCGGTACCCTGATTTTTCAGCTTGTAACAGGCGGAAAGGTTCCAGTTTTTCTTGCTTCCTCTTTCGCATTCATTGCGCCGATTATTTACGGTGTTCAAACTTGGGGAATTCCTTCGACTCTCTGTGGCCTGGCGGCTGCGGGTGTCTTTTATGTTTTTCTCAGTTTACTTATCAGCTGGCGTGGAACAGATGTTCTGAGAAGAATCCTCCCGCCTGTTGTGACCGGTCCGGTCATTATGGTTATCGGTCTGATTCTGGCTCCTGTTGCAGTCTTTATGGCAATGGGTAAAACAGGTGACGGTTCTGTTGTTCTGGTTCCTGAAAAAACTGCACTGATCGTTTCTATGATCTCACTCGGTGTGACCGTAGCGGTTTCTCTTTTCGGAAAAGGATGGCTTAAACTGATACCTATTTTAAGCGGTATCACTGCTGGGTATATTACTTGTCTGTTTATGGGGCTTGTTGATTTCACCAGTGTTGCAGCCGCTCCTTGGATTGCAATGCCTGCGTTCACCTACCCAGAATGGAACCTTGAAGCCATTTTATTCATCGTACCTGTTGCAATTGCTCCTGCTATTGAACATTTCGGTGATGTTCTTGCTATCGGTTCCGTATCCGGCAAGGATTATGTGAAAGATCCCGGTATCCACAGAACTATGCTCGGCGACGGTCTTGCTACATCTTTTGCAGCATTTTTCGGCGGACCTCCTAATACCACTTATTCAGAAGTAACAGGCGCTGTTGCTCTGATTAAAGTGTTTAACCCCGCAATTATGACATGGGCTGCTATAGTTGCTATCGCTCTTGCTTTTGTCGGTAAGGTCGGCGCTTTCTTGCAGACTATTCCAGTGCCTGTAATGGGCGGAATTATGGTTCTGCTTTTTGGTGCCATCATGGTTGTCGGGATGAATACTCTTGTTCGTGCCGGTGAAGATCTGATGGAAGCTCGTAACCTTGCAATTGTCGCACTTATTGTTATCTTCGGTGTAGGTGGCATGTCCGTGCCTACTCCTTTCAGTGATGAGTTCAGACTTGGTGGAATCGGACTGGCAGGAATTCTCGGTGTTTTCCTGAATCTGGTTCTTCCGCGTAAGAAAAAAGAAGCTTAG
- the mnmA gene encoding tRNA 2-thiouridine(34) synthase MnmA: MELSFSYPELKDLVAGRKIAVAVSGGADSLLSMVLLKELGADVMAVHGCFLGSEKSALAVAGLELRCAEFGIDLHVLDFKAEFDKMVIEPFIKDYLKGDTPNPCAQCNPQIKFGVLYAAARSFGAELLGTGHYVRIVEHPEYGRMIARGADLGKDQSYFLSLVPREDVLNAVFPLGNHSKTETYSELKKRGLKIPLSSESQEICFVPDDDYRQFLIDRGVKLPGPGDVILSSGEKLGQHKGLWRYTHGQRKGLGIGWREPLYVIEKDLKRNLLILGTKEELGASGCIAEKVNFLVDFDKWPETVRIQTRYRQRSMSSKVRLDGDNLVFEFVEQHSMPTPGQIAAVYTEDGAVLGGGIIRKAL, from the coding sequence ATGGAATTAAGTTTCAGCTATCCTGAATTGAAGGATCTTGTGGCAGGTCGGAAAATCGCAGTCGCAGTCAGTGGCGGAGCGGACAGTTTGTTGTCTATGGTGCTTCTTAAAGAACTCGGCGCAGATGTTATGGCTGTGCACGGCTGTTTTCTGGGCAGCGAAAAATCTGCACTTGCTGTTGCAGGTCTGGAATTGCGATGTGCTGAATTTGGAATAGATCTTCATGTTCTGGATTTTAAAGCTGAATTCGATAAAATGGTGATTGAGCCGTTCATTAAAGATTATCTTAAGGGAGACACGCCCAACCCGTGCGCACAGTGCAACCCTCAAATTAAGTTCGGGGTTCTTTATGCCGCGGCCCGAAGTTTTGGTGCGGAACTTCTCGGTACCGGACACTATGTGCGTATTGTCGAGCATCCTGAATATGGCAGAATGATTGCCCGTGGTGCCGACCTCGGCAAAGATCAGAGTTATTTTTTGTCTTTAGTTCCCAGAGAGGATGTGTTGAATGCTGTTTTCCCTCTTGGAAATCATAGCAAGACGGAAACTTATTCTGAACTTAAAAAAAGAGGACTTAAAATACCCCTGTCGTCCGAAAGTCAGGAAATATGTTTTGTTCCAGATGATGATTACAGACAGTTTCTTATTGACCGTGGTGTAAAATTACCCGGTCCGGGAGATGTTATTCTTTCTAGCGGAGAAAAATTAGGACAGCATAAAGGTTTATGGAGATATACACACGGACAGCGCAAGGGGCTTGGTATTGGGTGGAGAGAGCCTCTTTATGTAATTGAGAAAGATTTGAAACGAAATTTACTTATTCTCGGAACTAAGGAAGAACTCGGGGCATCAGGGTGTATCGCCGAAAAAGTAAATTTTCTGGTGGATTTTGATAAATGGCCTGAAACTGTACGCATTCAAACTCGTTACAGGCAGAGGTCCATGTCTTCTAAAGTCCGGCTTGATGGTGATAATCTGGTATTTGAATTTGTCGAGCAGCATTCAATGCCTACACCCGGTCAGATCGCGGCTGTTTATACCGAAGACGGGGCGGTGCTGGGTGGTGGTATAATTCGCAAAGCTCTTTAA
- a CDS encoding DNA-3-methyladenine glycosylase I, producing MNRCEWANSGPLELKYHDEEWGVPVHDDRLLFEMLILEGAQSGLSWSTILKKRESYLEAFDDFDAEKISKYSEVKIEELMNNAGIVRHKLKINAAIANAKSFLEIQKEYGTFDQYIWSFVNGHPVINKWAVLSDVPVSTAESLEMSKSLKKKGFKFIGATTCYAYMQAVGMVNDHLIPCFRYSEV from the coding sequence ATGAATAGATGTGAATGGGCTAACAGCGGTCCTTTGGAATTAAAATATCATGATGAAGAGTGGGGCGTGCCTGTTCATGATGATAGACTACTTTTTGAAATGCTGATTCTTGAAGGGGCGCAATCGGGTTTGAGTTGGTCCACTATCCTTAAAAAGAGAGAATCTTATTTAGAAGCTTTTGATGATTTTGATGCTGAGAAAATTTCGAAATACTCAGAAGTAAAAATTGAAGAGTTGATGAATAATGCAGGCATAGTCAGGCATAAACTGAAAATTAATGCCGCAATTGCAAACGCAAAGAGTTTCCTCGAAATTCAAAAAGAATATGGAACGTTCGATCAATATATTTGGTCTTTTGTGAATGGACACCCTGTTATTAACAAGTGGGCTGTTTTATCTGATGTTCCTGTGAGCACAGCTGAATCTTTAGAAATGAGTAAGAGTTTGAAGAAAAAAGGGTTTAAATTTATTGGCGCTACAACCTGTTATGCATATATGCAGGCAGTAGGGATGGTAAATGACCACTTGATTCCTTGTTTTAGATACTCCGAAGTGTAA
- a CDS encoding phosphatidylserine decarboxylase family protein produces MRQPSVGVSLEGLPYIFLSAFATVCFAILDCWFMTVVLLGLTAFIGHFFRDPERVAPEDVDAVVSPADGKVIKVEYAADPLTGESRQSICIFMNVFNVHVNRMPVSGKIERIRYIPGKYFNASFDKASTDNERNVVEIIGKGNQRFTMVQIAGLIARRIVCWAEKSDKLKRGDRFGLIKFGSRVDLYLPEGYKVLVQVGDHVAAGETALAHKA; encoded by the coding sequence ATGCGTCAGCCTTCTGTAGGGGTCAGTCTTGAAGGATTGCCCTATATATTTTTAAGTGCTTTTGCCACAGTTTGTTTCGCTATTCTAGACTGTTGGTTTATGACTGTGGTTTTGCTCGGATTAACCGCTTTTATCGGTCATTTTTTTCGTGACCCCGAAAGAGTTGCTCCTGAAGATGTCGATGCAGTTGTTTCTCCGGCTGACGGAAAAGTTATTAAAGTTGAATATGCTGCGGACCCTCTTACCGGTGAATCCCGTCAGTCCATTTGTATTTTCATGAATGTTTTTAATGTTCATGTTAATCGCATGCCTGTTTCCGGTAAAATTGAGCGCATTCGCTACATTCCCGGAAAGTATTTTAATGCTTCCTTTGATAAAGCAAGCACTGACAATGAACGTAATGTTGTTGAAATAATTGGTAAAGGTAATCAGCGATTTACCATGGTACAGATTGCCGGACTCATTGCCCGTCGAATCGTGTGCTGGGCTGAAAAGTCGGATAAGCTCAAACGCGGAGACCGTTTTGGTCTGATCAAGTTTGGTTCGCGGGTTGACCTTTACCTTCCGGAAGGGTATAAAGTCTTAGTTCAAGTCGGTGATCATGTTGCAGCTGGTGAAACAGCACTTGCTCATAAGGCTTAA
- the pssA gene encoding CDP-diacylglycerol--serine O-phosphatidyltransferase, translated as MAKEKIIPKHKAVYILPNMLTMASLFCGFLGMTWAVEGKFELCAIAILVSCLFDGLDGKVARLTGTSSEFGVQLDSLADLVAFGVTPAFMAYQWQLQHFGRLGLLAAFLMIACGALRLARFNVQAGTTSKAHFIGLPIPAAGCTLATLILFAPFMPPVLVEKVLPMGTLILVYILSFLMVSSVRYSSFKEAGVFKAHPFSSMVTVIALFVMVASQPKFLGFIIFACYIISGPIYTIFFLSRRSSKLLGKSSKDLS; from the coding sequence ATGGCTAAGGAAAAAATAATACCAAAACATAAGGCTGTTTACATTCTGCCTAACATGTTGACCATGGCGAGCCTTTTTTGTGGCTTTCTGGGGATGACATGGGCAGTAGAGGGTAAGTTTGAGCTTTGTGCAATCGCGATTCTTGTCAGTTGTCTTTTTGACGGACTTGACGGGAAAGTTGCGAGATTGACCGGAACAAGCAGTGAGTTTGGCGTACAGCTGGATTCACTTGCTGATTTGGTTGCTTTTGGTGTTACTCCTGCCTTTATGGCCTATCAGTGGCAACTTCAGCACTTCGGTAGACTGGGGCTGTTGGCGGCATTTTTAATGATCGCTTGCGGAGCTCTTAGACTTGCGCGTTTTAACGTTCAGGCTGGAACTACTTCTAAAGCTCATTTCATCGGGCTTCCCATTCCTGCTGCCGGTTGCACGTTGGCTACTTTAATTTTGTTCGCTCCTTTTATGCCTCCGGTTTTAGTTGAGAAAGTTCTCCCTATGGGAACTTTGATTTTGGTTTATATCCTTTCTTTCCTGATGGTTAGTTCTGTTCGCTATAGTTCCTTTAAAGAAGCTGGCGTGTTCAAAGCTCATCCTTTCAGTTCTATGGTAACTGTCATTGCTTTGTTTGTGATGGTTGCATCTCAGCCCAAGTTCTTGGGATTTATTATTTTTGCCTGCTATATTATATCCGGTCCTATCTATACTATTTTCTTCCTATCACGCAGAAGCTCTAAGCTACTAGGAAAGTCCTCCAAAGATTTGTCATAG
- a CDS encoding 2-isopropylmalate synthase yields MKMSDQVYIFDTTLRDGEQSPGATMNIREKITMARQLEMLGVDIIEAGFPAASQGDFEAVSKIAQSVGDIQVAGLCRALTSDIDRAFEAVKYAKNPRIHTFVATSDIHMKHKFNKEPAEILEMAKKAVRHAVSLTPNVEFSAEDASRSRWDFLAEVVEAVINEGATTINIPDTVGYAQPDELAKLITYLLETVPNSHKAIFSVHCHNDLGLATANTLAAIKAGARQAEVTLSGIGERAGNAALEEVIMALHTRKDYYDIETAIVTEQLFPACRRLSGTIGQPISPNKAIVGANAFAHESGIHQDGMLKNRQTYEIMTPESIGKKGTSIVLGKHSGRNALGSKLREMGYELNDEQISDVFKAIKVLADKKEHIFDEDVEALVLEEAYRIHDLYRVKELSVFSGTSGVSPHAAIVLDDYSKDKDNPVEIRKVGFGDGPINAIFSTINKLVGRKPKLELYSVNAVTGGADAQGAVMVHIIDEGVKSIGRGSDEDIMVASAKAYINAINRVERMKQEKQDA; encoded by the coding sequence ATGAAAATGTCTGATCAAGTCTATATTTTTGATACTACCTTACGCGACGGAGAACAGTCCCCCGGCGCAACAATGAATATCCGTGAAAAAATTACTATGGCCCGTCAGCTTGAAATGCTCGGTGTTGATATCATCGAGGCTGGTTTTCCCGCTGCTAGTCAGGGGGATTTTGAAGCCGTTAGTAAAATTGCTCAGTCTGTTGGTGATATTCAGGTTGCCGGGCTTTGCCGCGCACTTACTTCTGATATTGACCGGGCTTTTGAAGCCGTTAAATATGCTAAAAATCCTCGTATCCATACATTTGTTGCTACTTCTGACATTCACATGAAGCATAAGTTCAACAAAGAGCCGGCTGAGATTTTAGAAATGGCTAAAAAAGCTGTGCGCCATGCTGTTTCACTTACTCCCAATGTTGAATTTTCAGCTGAAGACGCTTCCCGTTCACGCTGGGATTTTTTGGCTGAAGTTGTCGAAGCGGTTATTAATGAAGGCGCAACGACAATCAATATCCCTGATACTGTCGGGTATGCGCAGCCGGACGAATTAGCTAAATTGATTACTTATTTACTGGAAACCGTTCCTAACAGTCATAAAGCAATCTTCAGCGTGCATTGTCATAATGATTTAGGCCTTGCGACAGCAAATACTCTGGCCGCAATTAAAGCGGGGGCCAGACAGGCAGAAGTGACTCTTTCCGGTATCGGAGAGCGAGCCGGTAACGCTGCACTCGAAGAAGTTATTATGGCTTTGCATACTCGTAAAGATTATTATGACATTGAAACTGCCATTGTTACCGAGCAGTTATTTCCAGCTTGCCGCAGACTTTCCGGAACAATCGGACAGCCTATTTCCCCTAATAAAGCAATTGTCGGTGCTAACGCTTTTGCTCATGAGTCAGGCATCCATCAGGATGGAATGCTCAAAAATCGTCAGACTTATGAAATTATGACACCTGAATCTATCGGTAAAAAGGGTACTTCTATTGTGCTCGGAAAACATTCCGGTAGAAACGCTTTGGGTTCAAAACTGCGTGAAATGGGTTATGAGCTTAATGATGAGCAGATCTCAGATGTATTTAAAGCAATTAAAGTTTTAGCTGATAAAAAAGAACATATTTTTGATGAGGATGTTGAAGCTCTTGTTCTCGAAGAAGCTTACCGTATTCATGACTTGTACAGAGTTAAAGAATTGTCGGTTTTCTCCGGAACTTCGGGAGTTTCTCCTCACGCAGCAATAGTTTTGGATGATTACAGTAAGGATAAGGATAATCCGGTCGAAATACGAAAAGTTGGTTTTGGCGATGGGCCGATTAATGCAATTTTCTCGACCATTAATAAATTGGTAGGTAGAAAACCTAAACTGGAACTTTATTCTGTAAACGCAGTTACTGGTGGTGCAGATGCTCAGGGTGCGGTTATGGTTCATATAATTGATGAAGGTGTGAAATCAATCGGTCGAGGTTCTGACGAAGATATTATGGTCGCCAGTGCCAAAGCCTACATTAATGCAATAAACAGAGTTGAACGCATGAAACAGGAGAAGCAGGATGCCTAA
- the leuC gene encoding 3-isopropylmalate dehydratase large subunit, whose amino-acid sequence MPKTLAEKILQAHTDETVKEAGQIVRCKVSLVLANDITAPLAIKSFKAMGASEVFDKDKVALVCDHFTPNKDIDSAEQVKLVREFAHEKNITHYYEGGECGVEHALLPELGLVGPVDIVVGADSHTCTYGGLGAFATGMGSTDIAGAMALGETWFKVPPSIKVEIEGTPGQYVGAKDYILRLIGDIGVSGALYKALEFGGSVVNNLSIEGRMTIANMAIEAGGKVGLFPVDAKTLEYCVAAGRTGDSLLSADADAVYERIVKMDVTGMKPQIACPHLPDNVKPVDEVKNMKIHQAVIGSCTNGRISDLREAAAILKGRKANKNVRLIVLPATPTIWKQALKEGLIEIFMDSGAIVGPATCGPCLGGHMGILAGGERAIATTNRNFKGRMGSLKSEVFLSNPAVAAASAIAGEIIDPSAL is encoded by the coding sequence ATGCCTAAAACATTAGCGGAAAAAATTTTACAAGCACATACTGATGAAACTGTTAAAGAAGCCGGACAGATTGTACGTTGCAAGGTCTCTTTAGTTCTTGCAAATGATATTACTGCTCCACTTGCAATTAAGTCTTTTAAAGCAATGGGCGCATCTGAGGTTTTTGACAAAGATAAAGTTGCCCTTGTCTGTGACCATTTTACGCCGAATAAGGACATTGATTCTGCTGAGCAGGTCAAACTTGTCCGTGAATTCGCACATGAAAAGAATATAACTCATTATTATGAAGGCGGGGAATGCGGCGTAGAACACGCACTTCTTCCCGAACTAGGTCTTGTCGGTCCGGTTGATATTGTTGTCGGAGCTGACAGCCATACCTGCACATACGGCGGGCTCGGTGCATTTGCTACAGGTATGGGCTCAACTGATATTGCCGGAGCAATGGCTCTCGGCGAAACTTGGTTCAAAGTACCTCCTTCCATCAAAGTTGAAATTGAAGGAACTCCCGGACAGTATGTCGGCGCAAAGGATTATATTCTGCGTCTTATCGGAGACATCGGCGTTTCCGGCGCTTTGTATAAAGCTCTTGAGTTCGGCGGTTCTGTTGTAAATAATCTTTCAATTGAAGGTCGCATGACCATTGCAAACATGGCGATTGAAGCGGGCGGGAAAGTCGGCCTCTTCCCTGTTGATGCAAAAACTCTTGAGTATTGCGTTGCTGCCGGAAGAACAGGGGATTCTCTCCTTTCCGCTGACGCTGATGCTGTTTACGAAAGAATCGTAAAAATGGATGTAACAGGCATGAAACCTCAGATTGCATGTCCTCATCTTCCTGATAACGTGAAGCCTGTTGATGAAGTTAAAAATATGAAAATTCATCAGGCTGTGATCGGTTCCTGTACAAATGGCCGTATTTCCGATCTCAGAGAAGCTGCCGCGATCCTTAAGGGACGCAAAGCGAATAAGAACGTCAGATTGATTGTTCTTCCTGCTACTCCGACTATTTGGAAGCAGGCTCTCAAAGAAGGGCTGATTGAAATATTCATGGACTCCGGCGCAATTGTCGGACCTGCCACTTGCGGGCCTTGCCTTGGCGGTCACATGGGGATTCTTGCTGGTGGAGAAAGAGCAATAGCCACCACCAACCGTAACTTTAAGGGACGTATGGGAAGCTTAAAGAGTGAAGTATTCCTCTCCAATCCCGCGGTTGCTGCCGCAAGTGCTATTGCCGGAGAAATTATCGATCCTTCAGCTCTGTAG
- a CDS encoding 3-isopropylmalate dehydratase small subunit has product MTITGTAHRVGAHIDTDAIIPARFLVTTDSAELGANCMEGLEAGWIKRVKKNDIMVADENFGCGSSREHAPISLLGAGIPVIVAKSFARIFYRNGFNMGLILLEVGDDFKKLGDGDQLEVDADNGTIKNLTTGETITCSPVPPFMKEILDAGGLVEYVKNRLGN; this is encoded by the coding sequence ATGACTATCACAGGTACAGCTCATAGAGTCGGGGCGCATATTGATACTGACGCAATAATTCCTGCCCGTTTTCTGGTTACTACAGATTCAGCCGAGCTCGGCGCTAACTGCATGGAAGGACTCGAAGCAGGCTGGATAAAACGCGTTAAAAAGAATGACATCATGGTTGCTGATGAAAATTTCGGCTGTGGATCATCACGCGAACATGCTCCTATTTCACTTTTAGGCGCTGGAATCCCTGTCATCGTTGCTAAAAGTTTTGCCCGTATTTTTTATCGCAACGGGTTCAACATGGGACTCATTTTGCTTGAAGTGGGCGATGATTTTAAAAAGCTCGGTGACGGCGATCAGCTTGAAGTCGATGCTGATAACGGAACTATCAAAAATCTCACTACAGGCGAAACCATCACATGCTCTCCTGTTCCTCCATTCATGAAAGAAATTCTGGATGCAGGCGGATTAGTTGAGTACGTTAAGAATCGTTTAGGAAATTAA